From the Burkholderia ubonensis subsp. mesacidophila genome, the window AGCAGGTTGATCGTCCCGAGCACGTGTCCGTCGTGTATGACGGGCACGTTGATCGCGCTGCCGAGGCCCATCGCCACGATCTTTTCGTGATCCGCATAGAACGCGCGAAACTCGTCCGGCTGCCGGGCGAGAAAACTTCGCTGCTCGACCACCACGCGCGTGTACCACGCGTCGCGCAGCATCGGCTTGCGCCCGGTGAGCGGATAAGCACGCTCGTCGTTGCTGTAGATGCGTTCCGCTTCGCCGCCCGAGGCGACGATGCGCATCGCGGTGAACAGTCGGTGTCCGACCGTCCGTTGAAAAGCGTCTTCCACGTGTTTGAACCAATCGTTTGCCGTACTCATGGCCGTCCTGTGTGCTGTGATGCGCGCACGCGGGCGCCGTACGCGGCACCCGGTTAGAAGAAATGGAACATGCCGAGCCGCACGACGGTCTGCTGATTCGACGTGGACGGCGCGAAGCTGTAGCCCACGACCGGATCGACGCCCGCCGATGCCCTCAGGTATTCCCCGCCCAGATAAAGGCTGGTCTGCTTCGACAGCGCGTACCACAGCCCGGCCGTGAACTGATTCCACGCGTGCTGCTCGAAGGTGTCGCGCTGGTAGCCGCCGTAGAACGTCCAGGTGGGCGCGATTTCGTAGCGCAGCCCGCCCTCGTAGACGTTGAAGGACGATCGGCGGCCGAAGCCTTCGATCGCGTTGTGCGTGACGTCCGCATAGAGCGTCAGCGCCTTGGTCGCCGCATAGCTCGCGCCGATGCCCGCGACCTTGCTCGACTCGACGACGAGCGACGGCGCGACGTCGGTGCGCGCGCCGGTGGCGGGATTGACGGTGGCGGTGGTTTGCCCGAGGAAGCGCGACAGCCCGGTGGCCGCATACGGATCGAGCACCGGCTTGAACAGCGCCGCGTAGGCGACGCCGATCTTGAACGCGCCGCGCGCGTACTGCGCGCCGAACGTGTACGCGCTGCCGTCGTGGACATTGCCCGGGCGGTTGCTGAACGAGTAGAGGCCGCCGAAGCTGAACCCCGAGTAGTCGACGCTCATGAACTTCACGGCGTTGTCGAGGCGCTCGCCCGCCAGGCGGTCGTAATCGCCCTGGTGCGTGCCGTAGCCGGTGCCGTTCAGGCCGACCGCGAACTGCGTGAGGAAGTCGCAGATCGAATCGTATTGACGGCCGAAGGTGATCGTGCCGTAATCGCTCGACAAGCCGACGAAGGCTTGCCGGCCGAAGGCCAGCCCGCCCTGCCCGAGTTGCCCCGTGCCGAGCCGGTAGCCGCCCTCCAGCGTGAAGATCGCCTTCACGCCGCCGCCCAGGTCTTCGCTGCCCTTCAACCCCCAACGGTTGCCGAACATCACGCCGTCGTCCATCTTCAAGTTGTGCGAACCGCCTTCGTTCGTCACGTAGGTCAAACCGGAATCGATCTCGCCGTATAGCGTGACCGAGCTCTGGGCCCGCGCCACCGGCGCGTGACACGCCCATGCCGCCACCGCTGCCGCGACCGCTGCTTTCAACACATTCATGCTTATCTCCAAGCCGTCCTTGCGTTGTGTCTTGCGAATTCCGGAACGGCTCGCCAGCAGCGACATGCACTTGCCCCGCGTGCGCGCTCCGGTGCCTCTGCCAGGGTGTTCGAGCGGCGCGCGTGACAGGCGTCGCGCCGCCCGCAGACCGGCCAACGGGCCTTGCCTGGTCGGCGTCGGACGCATGCCCGCGGGCGATCTGCGGGCCAAGTTTTTACCGGACTAAAATTTTAGTCAAGCTAAAATTTTGACGCGGTTTCGCAGGGATTCGCGCGTGTCACGATCGTCCATAAATCGATAAATAGCCCTTTAAACAAGGGGTATTTCTCATTTCACGCCACTGGAATCCGACGCTGCGAAGACGGATGGAACAGCGCGCCAGACGCGCCGCCCGCTTGACTTTGATTTTAGTGACGCTTAAATTTCAGACGGCAGTCCACCCCGCCCATTCTCTGGAGCCTTCATGCTTTCGCATACCAACGAAGCATTCATGGAAGCCATCACGGCGAAGCGCCGCACGATCGTCGCGCGCGGCGCGCGCCGCCACGCGCAAGACTGGCTCGATGCGCTCGAAGCCCGCCTGTACGTCGCCCTCCCGCAGCCCGTGCTGATCGACCGCACCGATTACGAGCGGCTCGGCGCGGCGGCCCGCGCGTTGTTGTCCGCGCAACTGAAGATCGCCCGGCACCTGGTGAGCACCCAGTCGCGCGAAGCGCTGCTGCGGCGCTTCCGGGTGCCCGACCACATGGCGCGCTTCGTCGACTGGGATAAATTCCAGACGGGCGCGATGACCGTCGCGCGCATGGACATCGTGCCGACGGCCGACGGCTACCAGTTCTGCGAATTCAACGTGCATTCGGCCGTCGGCGGCGCGGAAAGCCACGGCTGCTACCTGCACTTTTGCCGCGCGCTCGGCCTGCCCGCCGACAGCCAGGCACGTTCGCCCGACTACCATCTCGCGCAGATGTACACCCGCATCGCGCAGGCGCGCGGCATCGAGCGGATCGTGATCCTCGATTCCGTGCACCATGCGTCGCTCGGCTATCCGCGCCACGACGATCTCGCCGCGCTGCTGCGGCAGATGAATCCCGGCTGCGAGGTCGCGAATCACCGCGAAGACACCTACCCCGAAGCATGGCTCGCCCGCGAGCTGGGCGAGCGCACGCTCGTGCACCGGATGTTCACGTACGACGAGATCACCGACGGCTGCGCGTTCCTCGCGCGGCTTGCCGACAGCGGCGCGGTGATCACGAACACGTTCGAAGCGGAAATGCGGATGAGCAAGCTATGGCTTGCGCTGCTGTGGGACGACCGGTACGGCGCGCTGCTCGACGATGCCGAGCGGGAAGCGGTCAGGCGCTACGTGCCGCCGACCTACGCGCTGACCGAGGACAACCTGGGCGCGTTCCTCGCCGAGCGTGCGCAATGGGTCTTCAAGTTCAACCACTCGTACGGCGGCGAGGGCGTGCTGATCGGCGCATCCACGTCGGCGGACGAGCTGGAACGCGCGATTCGCGAGAAAGGGATCGAGAACTGGATCGTGCAGCGCTTCGTCGAGGCGGAAACGCTCACCATGCCCTACGACGACAGCGACGCCGTCGCGCCGCACCATCTCGTGCTCGGCCTGTACGTGCACGACGGCCATACCTGCGGCTTCTTCGTGCGCGGCAGCGCGTCGTCGCGCGTGGTCAACCTGTCGAGCGGCGCGGGCAAGATGGCGTGGGGCCTCGTGCTCGACGCGCCGGCGCGTCAGCACTTCATCGATCGGATTCGACAGCTGTAGCCCGGCCGGGGCCGCGTGCGGCTTGCCGCGCGCGGGCCGCCTGCCGGACGTGCAGCGCGGCGAACGCCAGCGCCATCGCCGCGAGAAAGCCCGCCATGACCGCGAAAGTCTGGCCGAACGCCAGCACGAAGCCCGCGCGGTCGTCCGCCGCGCCAGGCGCGCCGCCCAGCCCGTCGAGATAGGCGGCATGGCGGATCCCGACGAGCGCCGTCAGCAGCGCCACGCCGATCGCCCCGCCGAGGCTGCGCGAGATGTTGAAGAGAATCGACGCGGACGGCGCATCGTGCTTGACCGTCGCCGTCGTCGCGAGCACGCCGAGCGGCGTCAGCATCAGCGTGAAGCCGAGCCCGCGCAGCAGCTGCGCGACGACCACCGACGCATAGCTGAAATCCGCCGCGGCCATGCTCCACATCCACGCGCTGACGCACGACAGCAGCGCGCCCACGACGACCAGCACGTGAACGTGCACACGTTTCAGGATGCGCGGGATGAAGCCGAGGATCGACAGTTGCACCGCACCGCCGTACAGGATCACGAGGCTGATCTGCGCGGGCGTGTAGCGCTGCAGCTCGATCAGGAAATACGGCACGAGAAAGTAGGT encodes:
- a CDS encoding GAF domain-containing protein, producing MSTANDWFKHVEDAFQRTVGHRLFTAMRIVASGGEAERIYSNDERAYPLTGRKPMLRDAWYTRVVVEQRSFLARQPDEFRAFYADHEKIVAMGLGSAINVPVIHDGHVLGTINLLDRCHAYAESVLPTCERLAHGAVQAFLSAAAGSGK
- a CDS encoding porin codes for the protein MNVLKAAVAAAVAAWACHAPVARAQSSVTLYGEIDSGLTYVTNEGGSHNLKMDDGVMFGNRWGLKGSEDLGGGVKAIFTLEGGYRLGTGQLGQGGLAFGRQAFVGLSSDYGTITFGRQYDSICDFLTQFAVGLNGTGYGTHQGDYDRLAGERLDNAVKFMSVDYSGFSFGGLYSFSNRPGNVHDGSAYTFGAQYARGAFKIGVAYAALFKPVLDPYAATGLSRFLGQTTATVNPATGARTDVAPSLVVESSKVAGIGASYAATKALTLYADVTHNAIEGFGRRSSFNVYEGGLRYEIAPTWTFYGGYQRDTFEQHAWNQFTAGLWYALSKQTSLYLGGEYLRASAGVDPVVGYSFAPSTSNQQTVVRLGMFHFF
- a CDS encoding ATP-grasp domain-containing protein produces the protein MLSHTNEAFMEAITAKRRTIVARGARRHAQDWLDALEARLYVALPQPVLIDRTDYERLGAAARALLSAQLKIARHLVSTQSREALLRRFRVPDHMARFVDWDKFQTGAMTVARMDIVPTADGYQFCEFNVHSAVGGAESHGCYLHFCRALGLPADSQARSPDYHLAQMYTRIAQARGIERIVILDSVHHASLGYPRHDDLAALLRQMNPGCEVANHREDTYPEAWLARELGERTLVHRMFTYDEITDGCAFLARLADSGAVITNTFEAEMRMSKLWLALLWDDRYGALLDDAEREAVRRYVPPTYALTEDNLGAFLAERAQWVFKFNHSYGGEGVLIGASTSADELERAIREKGIENWIVQRFVEAETLTMPYDDSDAVAPHHLVLGLYVHDGHTCGFFVRGSASSRVVNLSSGAGKMAWGLVLDAPARQHFIDRIRQL